In Deltaproteobacteria bacterium, the genomic stretch TTCACGAATCAGGCGTTTGAGTCGATTCCGTTGGCAGGCCCGGCCAATCTTTTTGCTGACGGCCACTCCGAGTCGCCCCTTTCCGTCCCTGGGGACGACAAACATGAGGAAGCCGGGGGAGGTCACCCGCTTTCCATGTGAGTAGCATTCGAGAAATTGTGGCCTTTTGAGAAGCCGGGCCGACTGGGGAAGCCCTAGACCGACAGGCGTTGACGGCCCTTGGCTCGGCGGCGCTTCAGGATGGCCCGGCCGTTTTTGGTTCTGGATCGGACCAGAAAGCCGTGGGTCCGTTTTCGGCGA encodes the following:
- the rnpA gene encoding ribonuclease P protein component, which translates into the protein MQNQKRPGHPEAPPSQGPSTPVGLGLPQSARLLKRPQFLECYSHGKRVTSPGFLMFVVPRDGKGRLGVAVSKKIGRACQRNRLKRLIREAYRRHRNLFTGWDVVIVPKRGIDCTRIHQFLVDEELVLLATRAKDRRSCRSHHM
- a CDS encoding 50S ribosomal protein L34 is translated as MKRTYQPSKIRRKRTHGFLVRSRTKNGRAILKRRRAKGRQRLSV